From a region of the Sebastes umbrosus isolate fSebUmb1 chromosome 10, fSebUmb1.pri, whole genome shotgun sequence genome:
- the LOC119495389 gene encoding SLAM family member 9-like translates to MMGKLTGLCVLLLVLNVAVTEDTVTMVYFTDGGDLTLKVRPAFPDHINNIVWLFNDNLLAEWVEDKSYYLRLKGRANLTTETGQLIINKMSKEDEGVYSVEINDRVQSESYRAKLIKKVQKPKVVLRTLTCEPYSDSCRFSCDSNTTEAEPITYSWKKGDGEWEVSGKDITITNKHDSGGKTFTCRMENPVSREESDPLYKKLISYHTVVAINVLIVAGAVALALILYGLIVAWEKKIFPFKNRRTNITDPARGNGQPTSPPSDSSPNPAETIPLQDNPQDTKSDAKETA, encoded by the coding sequence ATGATGGGGAAACTGACCGGgttgtgtgtgctgctgttggTGCTGAACGTCGCTGTAACCGAGGATACTGTAACTATGGTCTACTTCACGGATGGTGGAGATCTAACGTTAAAAGTGAGGCCTGCTTTTCCGGATCACATCAACAACATCGTGTGGTTATTCAACGATAATCTGCTGGCTGAGTGGGTGGAAGATAAGAGTTATTACCTCAGACTTAAAGGACGAGCAAACCTCACCACAGAGACTGGACAGCTGATCATCAACAAGATGAGCAAAGAGGACGAGGGTGTGTATTCAGTGGAGATCAACGACAGAGTCCAGAGTGAGAGCTATCGAGCTAAATTGATCAAGAAGGTCCAGAAGCCCAAAGTAGTGCTGAGGACATTGACTTGTGAACCTTATTCTGATAGTTGTAGGTTCTCCTGTGACTCAAACACCACCGAGGCTGAACCCATCACCTACAGCTGGAAGAAGGGAGATGGAGAGTGGGAGGTGTCTGGGAAGGACATCACCATCACCAACAAGCATGACTCAGGTGGGAAGACCTTCACCTGCAGGATGGAGAACCCAGTCAGCCGGGAAGAAAGTGACCCGCTCTACAAAAAGCTTATTTCATACCACACTGTTGTTGCCATCAATGTTCTGATTGTGGCTGGCGCTGTGGCTCTGGCTCTGATTCTGTATGGTTTGATTGTGGCATGGGAAAAGAAGATATTCCCCTTCAAGAATCGAAGAACCAACATCACTGATCCTGCACGTGGAAATGGACAGCCAACTTCTCCTCCTAGTGACAGTTCACCTAATCCAGCTGAGACCATACCACTTCAGGATAACCCACAAGACACAAAGTCAGACGCCAAAGAAACTGCATGA
- the LOC119495387 gene encoding SLAM family member 9-like, protein MMGKLTGLCVLLVLSVLNVAVTEDTVTPVYFTDGGDLTLEVRPAFPGHINNIVWIFNDNLLAEWVEDEGYYLRIKGRATLTTETGQLIINNMSKEDEGVYSVEINDRVQSESYQAKLIKKVQKPKVVERTLTCGAISHRCRFSCDSDTTEAEPITYSWKKGDGEWKVSGKDITITREYDSGGKTFTCRMENPVSREESDPLYKELISYYTGAVIGYVVPFSAAAVAGAVVGLVVAWKKKIFPINKGSINIPDPAHGNGQPTSPPSDSSPKTAENVPLQDNPQDTKSDAKETA, encoded by the coding sequence ATGATGGGTAAACTGACCGGGTTGTGTGTGCTGCTGGTGTTGTCGGTGCTGAACGTCGCTGTAACCGAGGATACTGTAACACCGGTGTACTTCACGGATGGTGGAGATCTAACGTTAGAAGTGCGGCCTGCTTTTCCGGGTCACATCAACAACATCGTGTGGATATTCAACGATAATCTGCTGGCTGAGTGGGTGGAAGATGAGGGTTATTACCTCAGAATTAAAGGACGAGCAACCCTCACCACAGAGACTGGACAGCTGATCATCAACAACATGAGCAAAGAGGACGAGGGCGTGTATTCAGTGGAGATCAACGACAGAGTCCAGAGTGAGAGCTATCAAGCTAAATTGATCAAGAAGGTCCAGAAGCCCAAAGTAGTGGAGAGGACATTGACTTGTGGAGCTATATCTCATAGATGTAGGTTCTCCTGTGACTCAGACACCACCGAGGCTGAACCCATCACCTACAGCTGGAAGAAGGGAGATGGAGAGTGGAAGGTGTCTGGGAAGGACATCACCATCACCAGAGAGTATGACTCAGGTGGGAAGACCTTCACCTGCAGGATGGAGAACCCAGTCAGCCGGGAAGAAAGTGACCCGCTCTACAAGGAGCTTATTTCATACTACACTGGTGCTGTAATTGGGTATGTTGTTCCTTTCAGTGCTGCGGCTGTGGCTGGCGCTGTGGTTGGTTTGGTTGTGGCATGGAAAAAGAAGATATTCCCCATCAATAAAGGAAGCATCAACATCCCTGATCCTGCACATGGAAATGGACAGCCAACTTCTCCTCCTAGTGACAGTTCACCTAAGACAGCTGAGAACGTACCACTTCAGGATAACCCACAAGACACAAAGTCAGACGCCAAAGAAACTGCATGA
- the LOC119495731 gene encoding SLAM family member 9-like has product MMGKLTGLCVLLLVLNVAVTEDTVTTVYFADGGDLTLEVRPPLPDHINIISWIFNGYLLAEWVEDESYYLRIKGRANLTTETGQLIINKMSKEDEGVYSVEINDRVQSERYQAKLIKKVQKPKVLDRTLNCIAIDHSCKFSCDSNTTEAEPITYSWKKGDGEWKVSGKDITITREHDSGGKTFTCRMENPVSREESDPLYKKLFTYNTAVAISVLIAAGAVALALVVVVVLSVVLVGLIEACEKKIFLFKNRRTNITDPAHGNGQPTSHPSDSSPNPAEIVPLQANPQDTKSDAKETA; this is encoded by the coding sequence ATGATGGGGAAACTGACcgggttgtgtgtgttgttgttggtgctgaACGTCGCTGTAACCGAGGATACTGTAACTACGGTGTACTTCGCGGATGGTGGAGATCTAACGTTAGAAGTGAGGCCTCCTCTTCCGGATCACATCAACATCATCTCTTGGATATTCAACGGTTATCTGCTGGCTGAGTGGGTGGAAGATGAGAGTTATTACCTCAGAATTAAAGGACGAGCAAACCTCACCACAGAGACTGGACAGCTGATCATCAACAAGATGAGCAAAGAGGACGAGGGCGTGTATTCAGTGGAGATCAACGACAGAGTCCAGAGTGAGAGATATCAAGCTAAATTGATCAAGAAGGTCCAGAAGCCCAAAGTACTGGATAGAACATTGAATTGTATAGCTATAGATCATAGTTGTAAGTTCTCCTGTGACTCAAACACCACCGAGGCTGAACCCATCACCTACAGCTGGAAGAAGGGAGATGGAGAGTGGAAGGTGTCTGGGAAGGACATCACCATCACCAGAGAGCATGACTCAGGTGGGAAGACCTTCACCTGCAGGATGGAGAACCCAGTCAGCCGGGAAGAAAGTGACCCGCTCTACAAAAAGCTTTTTACATACAACACTGCTGTTGCCATCAGTGTTCTGATTGCGGCTGGCGCTGTGGCTCTGGCtctggttgtggttgtggttctgTCTGTGGTTCTGGTTGGTTTGATTGAGGCATGTGAAAAGAAGATATTCCTCTTCAAGAATCGAAGAACCAACATCACTGATCCTGCACATGGAAATGGACAGCCAACTTCTCATCCTAGTGACAGTTCACCTAATCCAGCTGAGATCGTACCACTTCAGGCTAACCCACAAGACACAAAGTCAGACGCCAAAGAAACTGCATGA